From the Desulfobacterales bacterium genome, the window CCTCGATGAGTACGCCCACCACCGTGGCCAGCGCCGCTCCGGATGAAAGCCCGAAAAGCATGGTAGAAGTAGCAATTGCCACCTCGAAGTGATTGGAAGCGCCGATCATGGCCGCAGGGGCAGCGTCTTCGTAACTCAGCTTAAGCACCCGCGCCAACCCGTATCCCAACCAGAAAATCAGCATGGTCTGAATAAACAGAGGAATGGCGATCCAGACAATGGTCATCGGATTGGCGATGATAACCTCACCCTTGAATGAAAACAGGAGCACGAGGGTGGTGAGCAGTGCGATGATGGTAATCGGTGTGAGTACATGCAGAAATTTTTCTTTAAACCAGGTTTCCCCTTTGGCGGCGATGATCCATTTGCGGGAAAAATAGCCGGCCACCAACGGCAACGCCACATAAATGCCAATGGAAAGCAGCAGTGCCTGCCACGGCACCGGCAAACGTCCGACACCCAGCAGAAAACCGCCCAGCAGGCCGTAAAGGAGCAGCATGGCCAACGAGTTGATGGCCACCATCACCAGGGTCAGCCCATCATTTCCGCGGGCCAGAAAACCCCACACCAGTACCATGGCCGTGCACGGAGCGATGCCGAGTAAAATGCAGCCGACCAGATAACTTCGCCACAGGGGGACTTCCAGCATTTTAACACCCTCCACCAGCACAACGCTGCCGGCGCCATGGATGGATCCCACCGGAAGGTTGAGGCCAAACGGCATCTTGACCAGATCCGTGGCATCCGGTCCGATAAAACCATAGAACAGAGTGCCGAGAAAAAAAAGTGAAATGGCGTACATGGTAAACGGCTTGATCGCCCAATTGATAAAGAGTGTGAGAAAGACAGGCTTTCCACTCCTGCCGGCCTTTATGACTTCGGCAAAATCGATCTTTACCATGATCGGATACATCATGCAGAAAAGACATATGGCGATGGGAATGGACACCACCGGTGCGCCGTTAACCGATATTGAAAGGCTGTCAAGATACCGGGCCATGCCAGGCGCCATCTTGCCCAGCAGGATGCCTGCCACAATACACAAAATCACCCACACGGAAAGAAAACGTTCGAAAACGCTGGTCATCCTGCGTGCATGGGTTTGAATCGCATTGTCACTCATCGTCTATTTCCTCCTTTTCATCGTTTATAAGGACAAGAAAAAAACGCTTTGACTGCTCTGTTTTCGGACAAGATAATGTGATTATACCACCTGTTCGTGAATAAGTATCCCCTATAGGATGATAAAATCCCTGAATAAAGCCAATGCGCCCCAAAGCATTTCGGATACGGATTTCAATTTCATTCTTGATGTTTGCTGGGAACAGCTCGCCCTGTTCGCCTTTGAAAACCACATGGAAAACGGCCGGCCCGATTCGAATTCGGCCGGGATAATCGCATCCTATGACCCGGTCTGAGACATCGGTTTCAAGTATCTACGGCCGACCGGCAATATCAGAACAGCACCCCACGCTCCGCAGTAGTCCAGCGCCACCATTTAAGACTCTGCAGCAATACGGAACCCGATCACAAACAAATTTATACGCTTGCCCATAATGTGCTGTGGCCACTTTATTGCTACAGCTTTTTCAAAAAAAGCTTTAAATTTTTATACAAATAATATGGGTTATTTGTCATTTTTATAACAATTTTATTGACAAAAAAGGCCCATCATTTAATTATTATTTTAACAAATAATTTTACATTTTACCCGGCATCTTTAAAGAGGAAGGCACTAAATGGAGAATTACAAGCACATATCCTTCTACAAGCGATGGAAAATCACGCCAGACTGTTCTTTTATTTTGGGTGAATGTAATGCATTTATACACGCGCTTTCAAACACGCCTTTAAAGCCGGAATATAGAAACAAGTTACTTGAAGTATCACTCATAAAAGGCGCCCAGGCGACAACGGCAATTGAAGGAAATACTCTCAGCCAGGAAGAAATAGAAAAAATTAACGAAGGTTGGAAATTGCCACCAAGCAGAGAGTATCAAGAAATTGAGGTAAAAAATGTAATTGAGGCTTTTAACACACTTTTGCGAGAAATCGTTTCAGAAAACAAAACTAATATATTGACTCCTGATCTAATAAAAAAATTTCATTATATGGTAACGAAAAATTTAGGTAATCATTCTGATGCGATTCCAGGAAAATACAGGTGCGATAGCCGAGTTGTTGGAACTTATTTAGCCCCTGCTCACAAACATGTTCCAGAATTGATTGAAAATCTTTGCAGCTGGCTTAAAAAAGAATTTCATTACGAAAAAAGCCAACATTTTAAAACCGCTGTTGTTCAAGCAATTATAACTCATGTTTACCTTGAATGGATTCACCCGTTTGCAGATGGAAATGGTCGGACAGGCCGTCTGCTTGAATTTTATATTTTATTACGTGCAGGCTTGCCAAGTATAGTTTCACATATATTATCAAACTTTTATAATCAAACCAGACCCGAATATTACAGACAGCTTGATAATGCTATAAAAAAGAATGACCTGACAGATTTCATAGAATACGCTGTGCTGGGTTTTAGAGATGGTTTAAACGAAAATTTAAAAATAATCCAGGAAGGTCATTTCATTATATTTTGGGAGAATTATATCTATGAAAAATTCTCGAAGATCAAATATACAAAAAAAAATGCCTTTAAGAGAAAACGCGAATTAATGCTTAAGATGCCTATAGATCGTGAATTATCTCTTAATGAAATTTTAGAATTAACCCCAAGTATTGTAAAAAAATATGCGACTCTCAAACAGACTACGCTTGTTAGAGACATCAAAGAGCTACAAGCTCTAAATTTATTACAAAAGATTGGCAAAAAATATCGCCCTAACACCGACATTCTTAAGGCAATGATACCGAGTTAAAAATCATAATCTACGAATCACTGCAGCAGCTTCACAGAAAAGGCTGGTATGAAATTCCGCGTTTCTTTTCCCCCTGTAAGCAAAGCAGTACTTGATAAACATGTAAAAGAGGTTGAAATGGAAAAAAAACAAAAACTTATCCAGGAAATCATCGACAGAGAACTCGATATGTTTCTCAATGTCCACGCCCGAGAACCGGCATCCTGCCAGGAAAACCCGGGGGCTTTCCGATTCTACAGGGGGGTCTCGTTTTCAGTTTGGTCCGAAGCTGCCCTTGAGAGCTATCGGGATGACCTCATCCGGGCCGATGCCAAGGGGCTAAACCTGTTGACCCTGAAATATGCCCGCATGGAGAACAGTATTCCACCACTCAGTAAAAATCCGCTGATTGACCAAATCGTGGAAATCGAAATCGTTTGGACCAAAGAGCTGGCAGCAAAATATCCCAATCTGCACAGCCGGGGGCGCCCCATTGATGAGGATGGCCCAGGAGGCACTTCGATGAAAACCTACCTGCGCGGTGAGCTGGAGACATACTCGGACAATACGCTGGCACTGTACTATAAAAACCTGATGCAGTTTCTTGAGCGAAAGGAAAACCTCGCTGAAAAGGTGCTACTCGCTACGGTCATTGGTGCCGGTTATGAATCGCTCCAGAAGGCCGAGGACAGACTCCTCGGTGGTGACGCCGGTGTTTAGGTGTTTAACAAGGATTTTTTATGTCGTTTATAAAAGAGACGGAAAGATAGTCGAGGCCAAAGCAGGGAGACAGTTCAAAAACAGTATGACGGCAGCAAAAGCGGCATTATACCGAGCTCGATTGATCGAAGCCAATGCCTATACGCCACAAGAGAAAAGGAAGGCCGAGAAAGCGGCTAAAGAGGCCGAGAAAAACCGCTGGACCATAAACAGATTGTGGGATCTGTATTGTGAAAACAATTCCCAAAACAAATCTCTGAATAACGAAAAACTGAAATATGAAAAGTATCTGCGGGCCGGACTTGGAGAAAAAGAACCTGGCAAACTACTACCGATAGACACAGAGCGTCTCAGGCTGAAATTGCAAAAAAAAGGCAAGCTGACCATGGCGGCCAGAGTGCTTGAACTGCTGCGGCGGTCAATTAATTACGGGATAAAGCGCGGCTTG encodes:
- the arsB gene encoding ACR3 family arsenite efflux transporter, whose protein sequence is MSDNAIQTHARRMTSVFERFLSVWVILCIVAGILLGKMAPGMARYLDSLSISVNGAPVVSIPIAICLFCMMYPIMVKIDFAEVIKAGRSGKPVFLTLFINWAIKPFTMYAISLFFLGTLFYGFIGPDATDLVKMPFGLNLPVGSIHGAGSVVLVEGVKMLEVPLWRSYLVGCILLGIAPCTAMVLVWGFLARGNDGLTLVMVAINSLAMLLLYGLLGGFLLGVGRLPVPWQALLLSIGIYVALPLVAGYFSRKWIIAAKGETWFKEKFLHVLTPITIIALLTTLVLLFSFKGEVIIANPMTIVWIAIPLFIQTMLIFWLGYGLARVLKLSYEDAAPAAMIGASNHFEVAIATSTMLFGLSSGAALATVVGVLIEVPVMLMLVKICLGTQSWFRYSR
- a CDS encoding Fic family protein yields the protein MENYKHISFYKRWKITPDCSFILGECNAFIHALSNTPLKPEYRNKLLEVSLIKGAQATTAIEGNTLSQEEIEKINEGWKLPPSREYQEIEVKNVIEAFNTLLREIVSENKTNILTPDLIKKFHYMVTKNLGNHSDAIPGKYRCDSRVVGTYLAPAHKHVPELIENLCSWLKKEFHYEKSQHFKTAVVQAIITHVYLEWIHPFADGNGRTGRLLEFYILLRAGLPSIVSHILSNFYNQTRPEYYRQLDNAIKKNDLTDFIEYAVLGFRDGLNENLKIIQEGHFIIFWENYIYEKFSKIKYTKKNAFKRKRELMLKMPIDRELSLNEILELTPSIVKKYATLKQTTLVRDIKELQALNLLQKIGKKYRPNTDILKAMIPS
- a CDS encoding DUF4125 family protein, coding for MEKKQKLIQEIIDRELDMFLNVHAREPASCQENPGAFRFYRGVSFSVWSEAALESYRDDLIRADAKGLNLLTLKYARMENSIPPLSKNPLIDQIVEIEIVWTKELAAKYPNLHSRGRPIDEDGPGGTSMKTYLRGELETYSDNTLALYYKNLMQFLERKENLAEKVLLATVIGAGYESLQKAEDRLLGGDAGV